From one Anopheles bellator chromosome 1, idAnoBellAS_SP24_06.2, whole genome shotgun sequence genomic stretch:
- the LOC131215270 gene encoding uncharacterized protein LOC131215270: MCNRTLIAELLLLVALGTASLAAATGAGGCSWRASSSWFGGEICVLQKVYDDCHETSDFSECLKQRALTTISRAIDLDSIQLVDGVSLVKQKTSGSTGEQGADNGPIAGLSDARSLEGLSGTDQSLLRKIDQFLKSHTISFDLSEARGSGNKKNGSRYVIAALLTAMGIAGPIGLKTLGAIAFKALVISKVALTIASIMALKKIFKADHHEETSFQVHTGHDNRRATYFVRPVRGNDPYRYYYEQPAI; encoded by the exons ATGTGTAACCGAACGCTGATCGCGGAGCTCCTGCTTTTGGTGGCCCTCGGGACCGCCAGCCttgcggcggccaccggcgccggGGGTTGCTCGTggcgcgccagcagcagctggttcGGGGGCGAGATCTGCGTCCTGCAGAAGGTCTACGATGACTGCCACGAGACCAGTGACTTCAGCGAGTGCCTCAAGCAGCGCGCCCTGACCACCATCTCTAGAGCGATCGACCTG GATTCGATTCAGCTGGTCGATGGAGTGTCGCTGGTCAAGCAGAAGACCAGTGGGTCCACCGGTGAGCAGGGGGCAGACAACGGGCCCATCGCTGGCCTGTCGGATGCCCGCTCGCTGGAGGGACTCAGCGGCACGGACCAGTCGCTGCTGCGGAAGATCGACCAGTTCCTCAAGAGCCACACCATCAGCTTCGATCTGTCCGAAGCGCGCGGAAGTGGCAACAAGAAGAACGGCAGCCGCTACGTGATCGCGGCCCTGCTGACCGCCATGGGCATTGCCGGGCCGATCGGTCTGAAGACGCTCGGAGCGATCGCGTTCAAGGCGCTAGTGATCAGCAAGGTCGCCCTCACGATCGCCAGTATTATGGCGCTGAAGAAGATCTTCAAGGCGGACCACCACGAGGAGACCAGCTTCCAGGTGCACACCGGCCACGACAACCGCCGGGCCACGTACTTCGTGCGCCCCGTCCGCGGCAACGACCCGTACCGGTACTACTACGAGCAGCCGGCCATCTAA